TTTTACAAGCTTATGCATGTACACATCTGGCTTTTCTTGAGGTTTAACAGATTTGACAACTTGGAAGCAGCTCtgtttttaattacaagtatTCACTTTGCACTAAGAATAGAGTTAATATATAGAGACGAGGTGAGATTGTACATGTGGTGGGAGGCGGCCAGAAACCTGCCAAGCACTGCAGATTGTATCTATTAGATGATTCATGCTTACAGAGTAAAACAGTAATGCAGGGGAAACGAGTATAATGTAATTAAAGCACTTAAATAAACACTTGTTCAGTGACAGCTCACAGTAGCAGGGCCTCACTCCACCACATAGTGATCATAATCGGGGTGGGTGTAGTTTCAAATAAAGGGGTTgtgtgttaaaaaagaaaagaaaaaaaaagataataataaaaatgttgggAAGAGATATCAATGGTTATCTAATGACATTACAGGTATTTAATAAACTACTATTAGatctgtgtgtatacatgtatgtattttacgaatacatacatgtttattttttaatactatgtAAATGTTGAGAAGAGAAAAACGGCTGATATCAATGGTTATCTAATGACATTACAGGTATTTAATAAACTACTATTAGatctgtgtgtatacatgtatgtattttacgaatacatacatgtttattttttaatactatgtAAATGTTGAGAAGAGAAAAACGGCTGATATCAATGGTTATCTAATGACATTACAGGTATTTAATAAACTACTATTAGatctgtgtgtatacatgtatgtattttacgaatacatacatgtttattttttaatactatgtAAATGTTGAGAAGAGAAAAACGGCTGATATCAATGGTTATCTAATGACATTACAGGTATTTAATAAACTACTATTAGatctgtgtgtatacatgtatgtattttacgaatacatacatgcatattttttaatactatgtAAATGGATGATTAAAAGATTTACATGTACTGGTTAGTTATAGAATGGATTTcaagtaatatttgtttaatgacacttcagcacattgtaaactacAGTTATATGTTATCCATCATATTTCAATTCTTGGTTGAAAGAattttacagaggaaaccccACTGCTGCCACAGactaagcagcaagggatcttttatatgcactttgtcaTAGATAGGACTGTACATACTTACATGTGTACTAcagcctttgttgtaccagttgtggggtacTGGTTCATGAGTCATGGCTATACAAACATAATGGCGTATATAGAGATTAATTTACAAGTACTTGTAAGTGAAttgtataaaatgtataaaccattaaaactgtaaaatgatTATGGTGCAAGATCTTGAACAATAATACAAGTCTTCAATGCTTTTCTTAACTCCGTACAGCAAACATGTGAACATGTGAATGACTCTTCATGACTAGAAAATGGAATTGGTAGAATTTGAAATTCTATCAGCATATTAGAATTCCCATTTCTACCAGCAGAGAAATTAGaatttgtaattattaaaaaacaactttttgaTACCACTTTTGATGGTTGCTTAAACCATCTTGCTCACACCATGTTCATTCTGAATACCACTTTAACATCCCTATTTGGCAGCAACTGTACCCTATCAACCATTCCTGTTGGTCATCACTTAAATATTTAGTATCAATATTCCAGTCAACACATCTTATCCTATACTTTCACAAAATCTGGTATCGCCCCTTCTGCTTACCTTGATACTGACTacgataaataaattaatcaacaTGAAAATCAGATTCACCAAACGTTAGTAATTTCCAAAGTAATTCCTGTAAAATTCCTCAAGCAGAATGTGAAACAACCACTGGTAGCACCTGCTACATCATGGTAACACAAtattgaatatttaaacttagATCTATTTACTGTTAGAAAAATTCAATCACTTTACCGACAAACAAAAATGATTTCAGATGCCACACCAATTCAGTCCGACTTCTCGATACATGTATCCAGGTATAGCCAGTCCAACTCATAGACAAGTTTGAAAAGTAGACACTCACCAAACAAGTTCCCATCCCTGATTCATAGGAAATTCCTCTGTGATAAACAAGTACAGCGGCAAAATGTCAGAACCCCACTACCAACAAACAGCAAGGATTAGTCAAACAGAACACTAGAGAGTCTACACATGTCAGACTTGACCTACCTTGTGACAAGAGCATGTAACGGGAGAGAAAAGTAATCCACAGTTTAAACCAAACTTCATGCAACTCTCACCCCCCTTGTTCATCACACACTTTCAGCCTCCATGCTTATAGCAGTGGCCAGATAGGGTTTCACAGCCAAATATGGCCCAATGACCCCAAGCTGTGACCTTTCTGAATCAAGTTGGGAGAAGCAGTGAAGATATAAATAGTTTACCAACCGGCTTCTCCCATACACATGCTTGAGGCCTCCTAAAGGATGTATATGTACTAGTATGTAAAGTGGCAGCTGATAGTAAAAgagaaatatttacaaacaaaagatATCAAGATATTGCTATACACTTACAAAGtgtgtacatttaaaaacaaaggaaacccacattAAATTATCAGAATGCTTTTTTGTAGATGTAATttctgtacatacatacatatgaatACAGTATGATGTACAAGTGAACatctacatacatgcatatgagtagatatacaaatatactttgGCACCTGGCTAATCCATAAATCTGCTATAACCAGATTAACCCAATCTGATCCAACACCTTTCCAAAATGTATTACCTGGGGGTTTTGGGATGTGTGGAGGAGGCTGGAATGTTACTTCCAGTTTTGAATGAAACTGGGTCATTTGCAAACTGCGTCTGTTCAactcagttttgtttttaaaaagtctatgaCAATGCACATTAGGCaagtacattaaaaacaaacaaaaaattgcaATCCCTATATTATTTGTCTTAAAAAAcataagttaatttttttttaaagaatttaagATATATACTTTTGTCTGGGCCACGACAACAGCATCAACCTATTATTTAGCTCAGTGTTAAGTTTTCATTTCTGGGGTGGGATCTATAGCTTAGTTTGTAGAGCATTTGCctgaagaaggaaatgttttatttaatgatggatctcaacactttttattttacggttatatggcatcagacaagTCTTCTACCACACTCTTCACTCTATCACCAAAGAAAAAAGCAGGAACAATCAAAATTGGGAACACTCCACTGAGACATGCAGATGAAGTAACATACCTTGGGGTCACCTTCGACAAGAAACAAACTTGGAAACCACATATTCAAAAGGCAGAGACAAAAGCCAGATGCAAATTAGCCATCATGCGGAAACTAGCAGGAACTAGCTGGGGAGCAAATGAGACAATTCTCAAGAGAGTATATCAAGGAACTGTACGGCCGCATCTTGAATACGGTTCATCAGCCTGGTCAACCACTGCAAAGACCAACCAGCAAGCTTTAGACAAGGTTCAAAACCAAGCTCTGCGAATCATAACGGGATCCATGAAGTCTACACCCATTAAAGACATGGAAAAAACTGCAGCAATACAACCCCTTGGTGAGAGGAGAGATGCCAAGATCATGATCCAGGCAGAGAAATTCAGGTACCTGCCCAATCATCCAATGAAACAAAGAATGGATGGTCTGACAAAGAATCGTCTCAAATGTAGCAGTTTCATCCACCAAAGCAGAAGACTTACTAGAGAACACCAAGCTAACCCGTTACCAAAGACACTTCCATTTTGCCCAACAGATCTTCCACAACCATGGAATGATGAACAAGCCAATCTACAGATCAGCATGTCTGTCCCACAATTAGCTTCAGCAGACTCCCAAAACGACCTGGTCAAACGGTCACTGGCAATGGCTATGATCAGTGACCGGTACCCAGAAGAATCTTGGATCCATGCATACACTGATGGATCGTCAACAAATGCTGTGGCCAATGGAGGGGCAGGCATATTTATCAAGCTCCCTTCAAGAAATACCCTAACTGCAAAAGTACCAACCGGCACCCACAGTTCCAACTACAATGCAGAAACCCATGCACTTATTCAGGCTGCTACAATGATCAAGGATGCAAAAGAAGACTGTCAACAAGTTGTCTTCCTCACAGATGCTCTCTCAGTCCTACAAGCCTTGCAAggccatttcg
The sequence above is drawn from the Gigantopelta aegis isolate Gae_Host chromosome 6, Gae_host_genome, whole genome shotgun sequence genome and encodes:
- the LOC121374802 gene encoding uncharacterized protein LOC121374802, which gives rise to MASDKSSTTLFTLSPKKKAGTIKIGNTPLRHADEVTYLGVTFDKKQTWKPHIQKAETKARCKLAIMRKLAGTSWGANETILKRVYQGTVRPHLEYGSSAWSTTAKTNQQALDKVQNQALRIITGSMKSTPIKDMEKTAAIQPLGERRDAKIMIQAEKFRYLPNHPMKQRMDGLTKNRLKCSSFIHQSRRLTREHQANPLPKTLPFCPTDLPQPWNDEQANLQISMSVPQLASADSQNDLVKRSLAMAMISDRYPEESWIHAYTDGSSTNAVANGGAGIFIKLPSRNTLTAKVPTGTHSSNYNAETHALIQAATMIKDAKEDCQQVVFLTDALSVLQALQGHFVICLHTWDHSLKFSLSPGNGMIQQKNDSPQCSYS